One Methanococcus voltae genomic region harbors:
- the rqcH gene encoding ribosome rescue protein RqcH — protein sequence MQNNSDLLNHLKTEKKEMTNIDISVAVKELQSLINAKFDKAFLVNNQDGRELILKVHNTEMGTQEIIIGIGKYKYITKTEYDRQKPKNPHSFVMLLRKNLRNIKITKIEQHNFDRIVKITFEWNELKYMLIIELFKDGNVILLDSDNKIVMPLRTERFSDRKLIPKEEYKFPTQRDLEPANLEYEVTKKIFKEELKKEEFVDLEIVRIISRLFGLAGVYAEEICKIANMDKNLKNPNEEQSEQLYGGIKEFFNLLIDSKPYTIIAEEKIEKENGKKEEENKEENNEKEEEKAISKKIIDVSPIELIRYEESNLPNLVKLKVENNIKVHKKYYTSYLTALDEYFSQFILQKDIKKEETKLDKLIKKQERIVNSQIETKAKYEKQSAKNHEKGDLIYANFSEIDEIINTIRSAREKMEWKQIKKIISENKDNPILGKVESINEKNAELNLKLIAEYGGDLGTLKGNVAIDIRKSAFENADDYYTKAKKFKNKVAGVITALEISQKKLAKIKQQTELDAELLKQKQQNIKKKERRVLKWYEKLKWTIIDNYLVIAGKDATTNEIIVKKYLEKNDIVFHTLMEGAPFTVIKNTSEETPSEETLLEVAKFAVSHSKAWKLGLGSADVYWVTPDQISKTAESGEFLKKGAFVIRGKRNFVRSAPLDLGVGIIEYDSEKRVTTAPSKTIESSFEKYELIKPGKLKKSNLVKQLLNDFKDYDLIDEDIFSILPPGESEYVNSKDRRLPRRK from the coding sequence ATGCAAAATAATTCAGATTTATTAAATCATTTAAAGACCGAAAAAAAAGAAATGACAAATATTGATATAAGTGTAGCCGTTAAAGAGCTTCAAAGCTTAATCAATGCCAAATTTGACAAAGCTTTTTTGGTAAATAACCAAGATGGTAGAGAATTAATTTTAAAAGTCCATAATACCGAGATGGGCACCCAAGAAATAATAATCGGTATCGGAAAATACAAATATATCACTAAAACCGAATATGACCGTCAAAAACCAAAGAATCCCCATTCTTTTGTCATGCTGTTGAGAAAAAATTTAAGAAATATAAAAATTACCAAAATCGAACAACATAATTTTGACAGAATTGTAAAAATAACTTTTGAATGGAATGAATTAAAGTATATGTTGATTATAGAGCTATTTAAAGACGGAAATGTAATTTTATTAGATAGCGACAATAAAATCGTAATGCCGTTACGTACAGAACGTTTTAGTGACCGTAAATTAATACCTAAGGAAGAATACAAGTTCCCAACTCAAAGGGATTTAGAACCTGCTAATTTAGAGTATGAAGTTACTAAGAAAATCTTTAAAGAAGAATTAAAGAAAGAAGAATTTGTAGATTTGGAAATTGTGAGAATTATTTCAAGGCTTTTTGGATTAGCAGGAGTTTATGCCGAAGAAATTTGTAAAATAGCAAATATGGATAAAAATTTGAAAAATCCAAACGAAGAGCAATCAGAGCAACTTTATGGAGGAATAAAAGAATTTTTTAATTTACTAATTGATTCTAAACCTTATACGATAATTGCCGAAGAAAAAATTGAAAAAGAAAACGGGAAAAAGGAAGAAGAAAATAAAGAAGAAAATAACGAAAAAGAAGAAGAAAAAGCAATTTCTAAAAAAATAATCGATGTTAGCCCAATAGAATTAATTAGGTATGAAGAAAGTAATTTACCTAATTTAGTCAAATTAAAAGTAGAAAATAACATAAAAGTCCATAAAAAATACTATACTAGTTATTTAACTGCATTAGATGAGTATTTTTCCCAATTTATACTTCAAAAAGATATTAAAAAAGAAGAAACAAAACTTGACAAGCTTATAAAAAAGCAAGAAAGAATTGTAAATAGCCAAATTGAAACAAAAGCTAAATACGAAAAGCAATCTGCTAAAAATCACGAAAAAGGTGATTTAATATATGCAAATTTCTCAGAAATTGATGAAATAATAAATACAATCCGTTCAGCCCGTGAAAAAATGGAATGGAAGCAAATTAAGAAAATCATTTCTGAAAATAAAGATAATCCAATACTCGGTAAAGTTGAAAGTATCAACGAAAAGAACGCTGAATTAAATTTAAAGTTAATAGCTGAATATGGTGGAGATTTGGGTACTTTAAAAGGAAATGTGGCAATAGACATAAGAAAATCTGCTTTTGAAAATGCAGACGACTATTATACAAAGGCTAAGAAGTTTAAAAATAAAGTAGCCGGTGTAATTACAGCTTTGGAAATATCTCAAAAGAAATTGGCTAAGATAAAACAACAAACCGAACTTGACGCTGAACTTTTAAAGCAAAAACAACAAAACATTAAGAAAAAAGAAAGAAGAGTATTAAAATGGTATGAAAAGTTAAAATGGACGATAATTGATAATTATTTAGTTATTGCAGGTAAGGATGCAACAACGAATGAAATAATTGTTAAGAAATACTTGGAAAAGAACGATATAGTATTCCACACGTTAATGGAGGGAGCTCCATTTACGGTTATTAAAAATACATCTGAAGAAACACCTAGTGAAGAAACTTTATTGGAAGTAGCTAAATTCGCAGTTTCTCATTCAAAAGCTTGGAAATTGGGATTGGGTAGTGCAGATGTGTACTGGGTAACTCCTGACCAAATTTCTAAGACTGCAGAAAGTGGAGAATTCCTTAAAAAAGGAGCTTTCGTAATAAGGGGTAAAAGAAACTTTGTTAGAAGTGCTCCTTTAGATTTGGGTGTAGGAATAATCGAATATGATAGTGAGAAAAGAGTAACAACGGCTCCCTCAAAAACAATTGAAAGTTCATTTGAAAAATACGAATTAATCAAACCCGGTAAACTTAAGAAGAGTAATTTAGTAAAACAATTACTAAATGATTTCAAAGATTATGACTTAATCGATGAAGATATATTTAGCATATTGCCACCAGGGGAAAGTGAATACGTGAATAGTAAAGATAGGCGATTACCGCGTAGAAAATAA
- the argS gene encoding arginine--tRNA ligase translates to MSNEIENKLIEILNEKVKNLTGEEIEIRLDEPPSINMGDYSTNICFRLAKPLRKAPKMIAEDIVTQLINENDLKALKIEKIEALNGYINFFVDYNEFSKDILSTIEDKKESFGKLDNKNEKVILEHTSANPNGPFHIGHGRNMVIGDSLKRILINAGYEVETQYYVNDMGRQEAIVVYGLDKFQLDEKKKQDHGIGEVYVETNKLLNENEDLNQEILDLMRNYESDCEIFEKEGKESEIMGKFEKAVNYTLDGFKETLGNLNIYHDKFVWESSFVKNGDVKSLIARLKETGKVVKDEVYRLDLSDYGIEKKMVLARLNGTSLYSTRDIAYHIAKMENCDKAVNLLGADHKLTAIMVNKTLHLLGYNEADIVFYEFISLPEGSMSTRRGTFISMDELLEEAKVRAKDEIIKRNVATDEAEIEEIANKIAVGAVRYNIVRISPEKPMIFRWDEALDFEKVGCPVIQYAHARCCRILENVSELGNLSNLSNLNELDAEFDYEMNDSEKVLVRMISKLPEIIEKSAEVRKPQILANYVLEVAQSFNKFYGNCPILKESDNIKIPRIKIANATKTVLENSLDLLGIEVPGKM, encoded by the coding sequence ATGTCAAACGAGATTGAAAACAAACTTATAGAAATTTTAAACGAAAAAGTAAAAAATTTAACTGGCGAAGAAATCGAAATAAGATTAGATGAGCCACCTTCCATAAATATGGGCGATTATTCCACAAATATTTGTTTTAGATTGGCTAAACCACTTAGAAAAGCTCCTAAAATGATTGCAGAAGATATCGTAACCCAATTAATTAATGAAAATGACTTAAAAGCTTTAAAAATAGAAAAAATAGAAGCTTTAAACGGATACATAAATTTCTTTGTAGACTACAACGAGTTTTCAAAAGATATATTATCCACCATTGAAGATAAAAAAGAGTCTTTTGGTAAATTAGATAACAAAAATGAAAAAGTTATCCTTGAACACACCTCTGCAAACCCTAACGGTCCTTTCCACATTGGTCACGGTCGAAACATGGTTATAGGAGACAGTTTAAAGAGAATCTTAATAAACGCAGGTTATGAAGTTGAAACTCAGTATTATGTAAATGATATGGGTAGACAAGAAGCTATTGTAGTTTATGGACTTGATAAATTTCAATTAGACGAAAAAAAGAAGCAAGACCACGGAATAGGTGAGGTTTACGTTGAAACTAACAAGTTGTTAAACGAAAATGAAGATTTAAATCAAGAAATCCTTGATTTAATGAGAAACTACGAAAGTGATTGCGAAATCTTCGAAAAAGAAGGTAAAGAATCCGAAATAATGGGCAAATTTGAAAAAGCTGTAAATTATACCCTTGACGGATTTAAAGAAACTTTAGGAAATTTGAACATTTACCACGATAAATTCGTATGGGAAAGTAGTTTTGTTAAAAATGGCGACGTAAAAAGCTTAATAGCTCGTTTAAAAGAAACTGGAAAAGTAGTTAAAGACGAAGTTTACAGATTGGATTTATCAGACTATGGAATCGAGAAAAAAATGGTTCTTGCAAGATTAAACGGTACAAGTTTGTATTCTACAAGAGATATAGCGTATCACATCGCTAAAATGGAAAATTGCGATAAAGCGGTTAACTTACTCGGTGCAGACCACAAATTAACTGCTATTATGGTAAATAAAACATTACACTTATTAGGCTACAATGAAGCAGATATTGTGTTTTATGAGTTTATTTCATTACCGGAAGGTTCTATGAGCACCCGAAGAGGTACATTCATCAGTATGGATGAATTACTCGAAGAAGCAAAAGTTAGAGCTAAAGATGAAATTATTAAAAGAAATGTGGCTACTGATGAAGCTGAAATCGAAGAAATAGCTAATAAAATAGCAGTAGGTGCAGTGCGATACAACATTGTTAGAATTTCACCTGAAAAACCTATGATATTCAGATGGGACGAAGCTCTTGACTTTGAAAAAGTAGGTTGCCCAGTAATACAGTACGCTCATGCTAGATGCTGTAGAATACTTGAAAATGTTTCAGAATTGGGTAATTTAAGTAATTTAAGTAATTTAAATGAGTTAGACGCTGAATTTGACTATGAAATGAATGACAGCGAGAAAGTTCTCGTAAGAATGATATCAAAACTTCCTGAAATCATTGAAAAATCCGCAGAAGTTAGAAAACCTCAAATATTGGCTAATTACGTTCTTGAAGTTGCGCAATCATTTAACAAATTCTACGGAAATTGTCCAATCTTAAAAGAATCAGACAATATTAAAATTCCAAGAATTAAAATTGCTAATGCGACTAAAACAGTGCTTGAAAATTCATTAGACCTCTTAGGTATTGAAGTTCCAGGTAAAATGTAA
- a CDS encoding B12-binding domain-containing radical SAM protein: MQNFNYNVGIIYPNKFKGGIACLATHVLNENLSKYKNIHAGVYFIENYSNIKNSDAIIITLQYENDYFNVIKMVSELKKTNPNAKFIAGGPCAIANPLPLINFFDYFVIGEIEGSDVMYDIITAHDDDLRDKYYSKEQKSGILISSDILDIFETSGLSNIELSNYDEETREEIYYSELLKVIEKIKKENSIKRIYPKKLGLEDYPIEQITHEEGAYGKAFLLEIGRGCPRRCKFCMAKCIYYPPRYRKLEDLKYIVDEGLKHTDADKVALIAPSVSDYKHVLELCQYIKEKDVKISPSSLRADTLTEELLGILELKTLTIAPEAGSQRMRDNIYKDVSKENILNAVDISKEFGINTVKLYYMVGFKGETQEDINEIISLTKEIKEKVRKVDVSINPMIPKPHTPFESHAFDLNSKKKIKTIEKELKKYKVSVDYENFNSMIAQTILCRGDFEISEVLKSVKNPNELIKAVDKDIYLCEYDTEEMPWNFIQIK; encoded by the coding sequence ATGCAAAATTTTAACTATAATGTCGGAATAATATACCCCAATAAATTTAAAGGCGGTATAGCTTGCCTTGCCACACACGTTTTGAACGAAAATCTAAGTAAATACAAAAATATCCACGCTGGAGTGTATTTCATAGAAAATTACAGTAATATAAAAAATTCCGACGCAATTATCATAACACTTCAATACGAAAATGACTACTTCAATGTCATCAAAATGGTTAGTGAATTAAAAAAAACCAATCCAAATGCTAAATTTATAGCAGGAGGTCCTTGTGCAATTGCTAATCCATTACCGCTCATAAATTTCTTCGACTATTTTGTAATAGGGGAAATTGAAGGTAGCGATGTAATGTATGATATTATAACGGCACATGATGATGATTTAAGGGATAAATATTATTCAAAAGAACAAAAGTCGGGCATATTAATTTCATCAGATATCTTAGATATTTTTGAAACATCGGGACTTTCAAACATAGAACTTTCAAATTACGACGAAGAAACACGGGAAGAAATTTATTACAGTGAATTATTAAAAGTAATCGAGAAAATTAAGAAAGAAAATAGTATAAAAAGAATTTATCCTAAAAAATTGGGTTTGGAAGATTATCCGATAGAACAGATTACACATGAAGAAGGAGCGTACGGAAAAGCTTTTCTACTTGAAATAGGGAGGGGTTGCCCAAGAAGATGTAAATTTTGCATGGCTAAGTGTATATATTATCCTCCAAGGTATAGGAAACTTGAAGATTTAAAATATATTGTAGATGAAGGCTTAAAACACACTGATGCCGACAAAGTAGCACTTATAGCACCATCAGTGAGTGATTACAAACACGTTTTGGAATTATGCCAGTATATAAAAGAAAAAGATGTTAAAATTTCGCCATCTTCTCTTAGGGCAGATACTCTTACTGAGGAATTACTTGGGATATTGGAATTAAAAACCCTTACAATTGCCCCTGAAGCTGGAAGTCAGCGTATGCGGGATAATATTTACAAAGATGTTTCAAAAGAAAATATATTAAATGCAGTAGATATTTCAAAAGAGTTCGGCATAAACACTGTAAAATTATACTATATGGTTGGTTTTAAAGGTGAGACGCAGGAAGATATTAACGAAATAATTTCATTAACAAAGGAAATTAAGGAAAAAGTCCGTAAAGTAGATGTAAGTATTAACCCAATGATACCTAAGCCTCATACTCCATTTGAAAGTCATGCTTTTGACTTGAATAGTAAAAAGAAAATAAAGACAATTGAAAAAGAGCTTAAAAAGTATAAAGTCAGTGTCGACTATGAGAATTTTAATTCTATGATTGCTCAGACAATTTTATGTAGGGGCGATTTTGAGATTTCGGAAGTCTTAAAATCTGTAAAAAATCCAAATGAACTAATAAAAGCCGTAGATAAAGACATTTATCTTTGTGAATATGATACTGAAGAGATGCCTTGGAATTTTATCCAAATAAAATAA
- a CDS encoding phosphoadenosine phosphosulfate reductase family protein produces MYEYKGKKFCIECINALRFPRNFEKMSEELFNHLKVQKQKNNKYDCILGFSGGKDSVVALYLLVNDLKLKPLCVTVDNGYMADEAMENCKNIAKHFKVDWLVLNRDYTTFFNKMIERGESPCRICSDMNMHELWHFARQTNITTIVTGHELPFGTTALRNMKKDITLVRLLVGYKLSEKERYEILNKLPWTKPNLAGYTTNCLVLGYALQEFHKRRHISFEYDRVSAMIRYGLMTKEEALSSLECPEVPIAVLKELKNRGLNVKMEKMEKE; encoded by the coding sequence ATGTATGAGTATAAAGGTAAAAAATTCTGCATAGAATGTATAAACGCATTAAGATTTCCTCGAAACTTTGAAAAAATGAGTGAGGAATTATTTAATCATTTGAAAGTCCAAAAACAAAAGAATAATAAATATGACTGTATTTTAGGGTTTTCTGGGGGTAAAGATAGCGTAGTAGCACTATATTTATTGGTAAATGATTTAAAATTAAAACCTTTATGTGTAACTGTTGATAATGGATATATGGCCGATGAAGCTATGGAAAATTGCAAAAACATTGCAAAACACTTTAAAGTTGATTGGCTTGTACTAAATAGGGATTATACAACATTTTTTAATAAAATGATAGAAAGGGGAGAATCTCCGTGTAGAATATGCTCCGATATGAATATGCACGAGTTATGGCACTTTGCAAGACAAACTAACATTACTACGATAGTAACAGGTCACGAATTGCCTTTTGGCACTACTGCATTAAGAAATATGAAAAAAGACATAACTTTAGTAAGACTCTTAGTTGGTTATAAGTTATCTGAAAAAGAGAGATACGAGATATTAAACAAATTACCATGGACTAAACCTAATTTGGCGGGATATACTACAAATTGTTTGGTATTGGGATACGCATTACAAGAATTCCATAAAAGACGCCATATTAGTTTTGAATACGATAGGGTTTCTGCAATGATACGCTATGGTTTAATGACAAAAGAAGAAGCACTTTCTTCATTAGAATGTCCAGAAGTCCCAATAGCAGTGCTTAAGGAACTTAAAAATAGAGGATTAAACGTAAAAATGGAAAAAATGGAAAAAGAGTAG
- a CDS encoding KEOPS complex subunit Pcc1, with protein MIKSVTYKMGFDSSKIIVDSLKVDDVNAGLVIKTNFEEFETNKNNKNNKNTGKLVFSVETNSMGSLKNIIDDFFVNFEMAEKIQEIQENNDKIKK; from the coding sequence ATGATAAAGAGTGTAACTTACAAAATGGGCTTTGATTCTTCAAAAATCATAGTAGATAGCTTAAAAGTTGATGATGTTAACGCAGGATTGGTAATAAAAACTAATTTTGAGGAATTTGAAACTAATAAAAATAATAAAAATAATAAAAATACTGGTAAATTGGTATTTTCTGTTGAAACTAACTCCATGGGTTCTTTAAAAAATATAATTGACGATTTTTTTGTAAACTTTGAAATGGCAGAAAAAATTCAGGAAATTCAAGAGAACAATGATAAAATTAAAAAATAG
- a CDS encoding TIGR00267 family protein — translation MKFNFESIKIFLKTFIEEFDKRYVVRGLIDGSLSTLGVVIGASTGSASIIIAAGIGGGIANGISNILGALTAERAMIEEERSYKEKNLLMEEGYLKKTSEYKVKLEKSAYCGIYDGISTIIGSVIPVVPFFIAPPAEAIILAIILTLIILFILGIYIGRLSRENLMVAGLKMVAGGVIVAIISKIVEGSF, via the coding sequence ATGAAATTTAATTTTGAATCAATCAAAATATTTTTAAAAACATTTATTGAGGAATTTGATAAAAGATATGTCGTAAGGGGACTTATAGACGGCTCCTTATCCACGTTGGGTGTAGTAATCGGTGCAAGCACAGGTTCTGCTTCAATTATAATAGCTGCAGGTATTGGTGGAGGTATTGCAAACGGTATTTCAAATATATTGGGTGCATTAACTGCAGAAAGGGCAATGATAGAAGAAGAAAGAAGTTATAAAGAAAAAAATTTACTAATGGAAGAAGGTTACTTAAAAAAGACTAGCGAATATAAAGTTAAATTAGAAAAAAGTGCTTATTGCGGTATTTATGATGGTATAAGTACGATAATAGGCTCCGTAATTCCTGTAGTTCCATTCTTTATAGCCCCTCCTGCTGAAGCGATAATTTTGGCAATTATATTAACCTTGATAATATTATTCATATTGGGAATTTACATAGGCAGACTTTCGCGTGAAAACCTTATGGTAGCAGGTTTAAAAATGGTAGCAGGTGGTGTTATCGTTGCCATTATTTCAAAAATTGTAGAAGGTTCCTTTTAA
- a CDS encoding DUF2115 domain-containing protein: MDIKILLEDLKDKSFEVSIYDFINAKIELEKELKYLPEEYRQCYIDDFFTYFPKIIKEIKALNLEKLETFEIQEEDLERLIDRLEVLSSKKNKSYKIFRIVIPYLVFFAKKPLHALTTRFPGKKSIVSKNGVYYCPIKEAQNNDLSICEFCICKDIKELEKS; the protein is encoded by the coding sequence TTGGATATTAAAATACTATTAGAGGATTTGAAAGATAAAAGTTTTGAGGTAAGCATTTATGACTTTATAAATGCTAAAATAGAGCTTGAAAAAGAACTCAAATACTTGCCTGAAGAATATAGGCAATGTTATATCGATGATTTCTTTACATACTTCCCAAAAATAATTAAAGAGATTAAGGCTCTGAATTTAGAAAAGTTAGAAACTTTTGAAATACAAGAAGAAGACTTGGAAAGATTAATAGATAGACTAGAAGTTTTATCGAGTAAAAAAAATAAATCTTACAAGATATTTAGAATTGTGATACCATATTTAGTTTTCTTTGCTAAAAAACCTCTTCACGCATTAACAACTAGATTTCCCGGTAAAAAATCAATAGTATCTAAAAACGGAGTCTACTACTGCCCTATAAAAGAAGCGCAAAATAATGACTTATCAATATGTGAATTTTGCATATGTAAAGATATTAAAGAATTGGAAAAAAGTTAA
- a CDS encoding NCS2 family permease: MLKSIANYFEFEKYDTNYKTEIMAGLTTFMTMGYIIAVCPGMLSLTGMDYGAVLVATCIAAAISTLAMGVVAKYPFALAPGVGLVPYFTYSVCLGMGVDWQVALGAVFISGFVFILLTLAKVRSWIFNAIPNSLKYGTAVGIGLFITVIGLTGAGIIVDDPATLVGLGNIKSPSVILALLGLVSIGILTAKRIKGAILFGILITAFLGMLLGVSPYPSGIVSMPPSMIPTFLQMDILGALNMGFVSIIFAFLFVDLFDTIGTLNALSSQAGYLDKEGKLPRVDRALMADSLGTVLGAMLGTSTVTSYVESASGIGVGGRTGFTAVIVALLFLLSTFFFPLVSSIPAYATAPALIFVGSLMILAIKSIDLEDITEALPAFITIVGIPFTYSIANGLALGFISYPIIKVFSGRYREVHPLVYILALLFIIKFAIYGQ, translated from the coding sequence ATGTTAAAAAGCATTGCGAATTATTTTGAATTTGAGAAGTACGATACTAACTATAAAACTGAAATCATGGCTGGTTTAACCACATTTATGACAATGGGTTACATTATCGCAGTATGTCCAGGAATGTTGAGTTTAACAGGTATGGATTATGGTGCAGTATTGGTTGCTACATGTATCGCAGCAGCAATCTCAACACTTGCTATGGGTGTTGTGGCAAAATATCCGTTTGCTTTAGCTCCGGGTGTTGGTTTAGTACCTTATTTTACTTATTCCGTATGTTTAGGAATGGGCGTTGATTGGCAAGTTGCATTAGGCGCTGTTTTTATTTCTGGTTTTGTTTTTATTCTTCTTACGTTGGCAAAAGTTAGGTCTTGGATTTTTAACGCCATACCAAATTCTTTAAAGTATGGTACTGCAGTAGGTATCGGTCTTTTTATTACTGTTATCGGACTAACTGGCGCAGGAATCATCGTAGATGATCCAGCTACGTTAGTGGGTTTAGGAAATATTAAAAGTCCAAGTGTTATTCTAGCGCTATTGGGTTTGGTATCTATTGGTATATTAACCGCAAAAAGAATTAAAGGGGCAATTTTATTCGGTATTTTGATAACTGCCTTTTTAGGAATGTTATTGGGTGTATCGCCATACCCTTCAGGAATTGTTTCAATGCCTCCATCCATGATACCTACATTTTTACAAATGGACATATTAGGCGCTTTAAACATGGGCTTTGTTTCAATTATCTTTGCATTCTTATTTGTGGATTTATTCGATACAATTGGTACTTTAAACGCATTAAGCTCACAAGCTGGTTATTTGGATAAAGAAGGTAAATTACCAAGAGTAGACAGAGCTTTAATGGCAGATTCATTAGGTACTGTTTTAGGTGCTATGTTAGGTACTTCAACAGTTACTTCCTACGTGGAATCAGCTTCAGGTATTGGAGTAGGTGGTAGAACAGGATTTACCGCAGTTATAGTTGCTTTATTATTCTTATTGTCAACATTCTTCTTCCCATTAGTTTCATCAATCCCTGCATACGCTACAGCACCAGCTTTGATATTTGTTGGTTCTTTAATGATATTGGCAATTAAAAGCATAGATTTAGAAGATATAACCGAAGCATTACCTGCATTTATTACAATCGTAGGTATTCCATTCACTTACAGTATTGCAAACGGTCTTGCATTAGGTTTCATATCATACCCTATAATAAAAGTATTTTCTGGAAGATACAGGGAAGTACACCCATTAGTTTATATATTGGCATTATTATTCATCATTAAATTTGCAATATACGGACAATAA
- a CDS encoding 4Fe-4S dicluster domain-containing protein has protein sequence MIEIIVDQDKCLGYKECGLCVNICEESILIPDEETGKVKVDQDKKVNCDGLGNCLDVCPVDALTIICGDGTNACEHATSEGGHGHGKGCSCPSSAPMSLDRTKRAESLSHRRTDKTEAGSSCECNIEPKLANWPVQLHLLSENAPYLKDAHLLIAADCVPFAYADFHNKLLDGKILAIGCPKLDEIDDYERKIRAMVEKNNIKKVTVAIMEVPCCSAMYSLVKNALKGLDVEINKIVIAINGSIKE, from the coding sequence TTGATTGAAATAATAGTGGATCAAGATAAATGCTTAGGATATAAAGAATGCGGATTGTGCGTAAATATTTGCGAAGAAAGTATATTGATACCAGATGAGGAAACTGGGAAAGTAAAAGTAGACCAAGATAAAAAAGTCAACTGCGACGGTTTAGGAAACTGTTTAGATGTATGTCCCGTAGATGCTTTAACCATAATATGTGGTGATGGAACAAATGCTTGTGAGCATGCAACATCAGAAGGGGGTCATGGTCATGGAAAAGGATGTTCTTGCCCAAGTTCGGCACCTATGAGCTTAGACAGAACAAAAAGAGCAGAATCTTTAAGTCATAGAAGAACTGATAAAACAGAAGCCGGAAGTTCTTGCGAATGTAACATAGAGCCAAAATTAGCAAATTGGCCAGTTCAATTACATTTATTGTCTGAAAATGCACCGTATTTGAAAGATGCACATCTTTTGATAGCAGCGGATTGTGTACCATTTGCATATGCAGATTTCCATAATAAATTGTTAGATGGAAAGATACTGGCTATAGGATGCCCTAAATTGGATGAAATAGATGATTATGAAAGAAAAATAAGGGCAATGGTCGAAAAGAATAATATTAAAAAAGTGACTGTGGCAATCATGGAAGTACCTTGTTGCAGTGCGATGTATTCGCTTGTTAAAAATGCTTTAAAAGGTCTAGACGTTGAAATAAATAAAATAGTCATTGCCATAAACGGCAGTATTAAGGAATAA